In one window of Leguminivora glycinivorella isolate SPB_JAAS2020 chromosome 10, LegGlyc_1.1, whole genome shotgun sequence DNA:
- the LOC125230541 gene encoding DNA-directed RNA polymerase II subunit Rpb4, whose amino-acid sequence MSGPLQDILEEDAADLRFPKEFENAETLLISEVDMLLEHRKAQNESAEEEQEFSEVFMKTLTYTNMFKKFKNKETITAVRNLLQVKKLHKFEIASLANLCPETPEEAKALIPSLEGRIEDEELRILLDDIQTKRSLQY is encoded by the exons ATGTCTGGACCATTACAGGATATTCTTGAGGAAGACGCCGCCGATTTACGGTTTCCCAAAG AGTTTGAAAACGCAGAGACATTGCTGATATCTGAAGTAGACATGTTACTAGAGCACAGAAAGGCACAAAATGAGTCTGCCGAGGAGGAACAAGAATTCTCAGAAGTATTTATGAAGACGCTGACATACACTAACATGTTTAAGAAATTCAAAAATAAAGAAACTATTACAGCAGTTCGGAA CCTTCTACAAGTAAAAAAGCTACACAAATTTGAAATAGCAAGTTTAGCCAACTTGTGCCCGGAGACCCCTGAAGAAGCAAAAGCTTTAATTCCTTCACTAGAAGGCCGGATAGAGGATGAAGAACTTAGAATATTGCTAGATGACATACAGACCAAACGCAGTTTACAGTATTAG